The following coding sequences lie in one uncultured Mailhella sp. genomic window:
- the glpQ gene encoding glycerophosphodiester phosphodiesterase gives MRKALLAQALALTLLLPLTAVAADYRPDVAAHRGASGYLPEHTLPAKAMAYAMGVDYVEQDVVMTKDGKLMVMHDILVDTTTDVAKKFPDRHRKNGRYYSSDFTYDELRTLRVTERFDPKTGKAVFPGRFPDSPIGYQIPSLEEEFYQVQGLNKSTGRNVGVYVEVKEPDFFMNQGLDILKATIDTMTKFGYNSPDSKAILQIFDYEAVIRARELGWKGQLCMLVTAGGQGAKDDKARHKWLTTPEGIKEVSKYATIYAPNFNLLAVPTADGKSYTLSNLGDLARQNGMKLHSWTLRKDSLPKGFKDFNEVLDVSFKKLKVDGMFSDFPDLLVEYLKANNLR, from the coding sequence ATGCGAAAAGCGCTTCTTGCCCAGGCCCTCGCCCTGACTCTTCTGCTGCCTCTTACCGCCGTCGCCGCCGACTACCGGCCCGACGTGGCGGCGCATCGCGGCGCGAGCGGCTATCTGCCCGAGCACACCCTGCCCGCCAAGGCCATGGCCTACGCCATGGGCGTGGACTACGTGGAACAGGACGTCGTCATGACCAAGGACGGCAAACTCATGGTCATGCACGACATTCTCGTGGACACCACCACCGACGTGGCCAAGAAGTTTCCCGATCGCCATCGCAAGAACGGACGCTACTACTCTTCCGACTTCACCTACGACGAACTGCGCACCCTGCGCGTGACCGAACGCTTTGATCCCAAGACCGGCAAGGCCGTGTTTCCCGGCCGCTTCCCCGATTCGCCCATCGGCTATCAGATTCCCTCCCTGGAAGAGGAATTCTATCAGGTGCAGGGCCTGAACAAGTCCACGGGCCGCAACGTGGGCGTGTACGTGGAAGTGAAGGAACCCGATTTCTTCATGAATCAGGGTCTCGACATTCTCAAGGCCACCATCGACACCATGACGAAGTTCGGCTACAACTCCCCGGACAGCAAGGCCATTCTGCAGATTTTCGACTATGAGGCCGTGATCCGCGCCCGCGAGCTCGGCTGGAAGGGACAGCTCTGCATGCTGGTCACCGCGGGCGGCCAGGGCGCCAAGGACGACAAGGCCCGTCACAAGTGGCTGACCACGCCTGAAGGCATCAAGGAAGTGTCCAAGTACGCCACCATCTACGCGCCGAACTTCAATCTGCTCGCCGTGCCTACGGCCGACGGCAAGAGCTACACGCTGTCCAACCTCGGCGATCTGGCCCGTCAGAACGGCATGAAGCTGCATTCCTGGACGCTGCGCAAGGATTCCCTGCCCAAGGGCTTCAAGGACTTCAACGAAGTGCTCGACGTGTCCTTCAAGAAGCTCAAGGTGGACGGCATGTTCTCCGACTTCCCGGACCTGCTGGTGGAATACCTCAAGGCCAACAACCTTCGCTGA
- a CDS encoding thioesterase family protein, with translation MEETFAEVWLPHYVSYGETDAMGVVYYAEYIHFFERARGAMCREAGLGYGKIEEAGFMLPVREVECRYRSPAHYDDHVQIHARITEWRRASVRFRYEIYNEDRTKLLCEGMTLHAVVNREGRPVAVPEWIKEKLSGTKCDAEGD, from the coding sequence ATGGAAGAAACCTTTGCCGAAGTCTGGCTTCCACACTACGTTTCCTATGGCGAAACCGACGCCATGGGCGTAGTGTATTACGCCGAATACATTCACTTTTTTGAACGCGCCCGCGGGGCCATGTGTCGTGAGGCCGGGCTCGGCTACGGCAAGATTGAAGAAGCGGGCTTCATGCTGCCCGTGCGCGAGGTTGAATGCCGCTATCGTTCCCCCGCGCATTACGACGATCACGTGCAGATTCACGCCCGCATCACGGAGTGGCGTCGGGCCTCGGTGCGCTTCCGCTACGAAATCTACAACGAAGACCGCACCAAACTGCTCTGTGAAGGCATGACCCTGCACGCCGTGGTCAACCGCGAAGGGCGTCCCGTGGCCGTGCCCGAATGGATCAAGGAAAAGCTCTCCGGCACGAAGTGCGACGCGGAAGGCGACTAG
- a CDS encoding ABC transporter substrate-binding protein has translation MKRLSCFLAAFAVLCMAVGAQAKTYVNGIDANYPPFAYVGEDGKPAGFDVDSMDWIAKHMGFEVTHQPMDWDGIVPALMNKKIDMVCSGMSVSPERAAVVAFSEPYYSIKKVILVPADSKLTADQAIHGPTKLGVQRGTNEHELLETKKVEEKLSYELRFYDSAPLAVEDLLNGRIEAIALDSAPANDAINKGKPVKIVGTFAPDDDFAVAIRKDDKELLNLVNEGYRKLKADPYWKELQAKYLSNK, from the coding sequence ATGAAACGTCTTTCCTGCTTCCTTGCGGCCTTCGCCGTGCTCTGCATGGCCGTCGGCGCTCAGGCGAAAACCTACGTCAACGGCATCGACGCCAACTATCCTCCCTTCGCCTACGTCGGCGAAGACGGCAAGCCTGCCGGCTTCGACGTGGATTCCATGGACTGGATCGCCAAGCACATGGGCTTTGAAGTCACGCATCAGCCCATGGACTGGGACGGCATCGTGCCCGCCCTCATGAACAAGAAGATCGACATGGTCTGCTCCGGCATGAGCGTTTCCCCCGAACGCGCCGCCGTGGTCGCCTTCTCCGAACCCTACTACTCCATCAAGAAGGTCATTCTCGTTCCCGCCGACTCCAAGCTCACCGCCGATCAGGCCATTCACGGCCCCACCAAGCTCGGCGTGCAGCGCGGCACCAACGAACATGAACTGCTCGAGACCAAGAAGGTCGAAGAAAAGCTCTCCTACGAACTGCGCTTCTACGATTCCGCGCCCCTCGCCGTGGAAGACCTGCTCAACGGCCGCATCGAAGCCATCGCCCTCGACAGCGCTCCCGCCAACGACGCCATCAACAAGGGCAAGCCCGTCAAGATCGTGGGCACCTTCGCCCCCGACGACGACTTCGCCGTCGCCATCCGCAAGGACGACAAGGAACTGCTCAACCTCGTGAACGAAGGCTACCGCAAGCTGAAGGCCGATCCCTACTGGAAGGAACTTCAGGCCAAGTACCTCTCCAACAAGTAA
- a CDS encoding 4Fe-4S dicluster domain-containing protein yields the protein MLNIIRERLHQGFRTLNYPFVSPAISPRFAGLPSLTATSCKGCESRACLAACPTGAVRLAASGPEIDMGRCLFCRACESSCPEHKIIFTHEHRLAAYSREALIVRGPAAGEGVEQPGILQARGEQKRDLSMFSRSLKLREVSAGGCMACEADVNVLGTLVYDLGRFGIEYAASPRHADGILVTGPVTENMRQALLDTWEAVPEPKIVIAVGVCAISGGVFCKSREGCGGVDSVLPEGSVDVYVPGCPPNPWTILDGILSVAWKKRMAR from the coding sequence ATGTTGAACATCATCAGGGAACGCCTGCATCAGGGCTTCCGCACGCTGAACTATCCTTTTGTGTCGCCCGCCATCAGCCCGCGCTTTGCCGGACTCCCCTCGCTCACGGCCACATCCTGCAAGGGCTGCGAAAGCCGCGCCTGTCTGGCCGCCTGCCCCACGGGAGCCGTGCGTCTTGCCGCTTCCGGCCCGGAAATCGACATGGGTCGATGCCTGTTCTGCCGCGCCTGCGAATCGTCGTGCCCGGAGCACAAGATCATCTTCACCCATGAGCACCGACTGGCCGCCTACAGCCGCGAGGCGCTCATCGTGCGCGGCCCCGCCGCCGGCGAGGGCGTCGAACAGCCCGGCATCCTGCAGGCTCGGGGAGAGCAGAAGCGCGATCTGTCGATGTTTTCCCGCTCGCTCAAGCTGCGCGAAGTGAGCGCGGGCGGCTGCATGGCCTGCGAGGCCGACGTCAACGTGCTCGGCACGCTCGTGTACGATCTCGGCCGCTTCGGCATCGAGTACGCGGCCTCTCCCCGTCACGCCGACGGCATTCTCGTCACCGGCCCGGTGACGGAAAACATGCGTCAGGCCCTGCTCGACACCTGGGAAGCCGTGCCCGAACCGAAAATCGTCATTGCCGTGGGCGTGTGCGCCATTTCCGGCGGCGTGTTCTGCAAGAGCCGCGAAGGGTGCGGAGGCGTGGATTCCGTGCTGCCCGAGGGCTCGGTGGACGTCTATGTGCCGGGCTGCCCGCCCAATCCCTGGACCATCCTCGACGGCATTCTCTCCGTGGCCTGGAAAAAGCGCATGGCACGGTAG
- a CDS encoding EamA family transporter, whose product MLLVSITSTQLGTSEAKFLMMKVGPEVTVALRLACATLLLFAGLRPWRHMPRRQEWKSVLVYGVAIVFMNGCFYQAIARVPQGVAVAVEFSGPLMVAVCASRRWTDFLGVVLAVAGLLLILPWSGLDAGIDPAGIAFALAAAAGWAGYIVFGRRAGVGGVSVAAWGMLAATVVAVPWAVLAEGTLLFQPDVIADVLPLAFAVGFLASALPYGLEIVALRIVPPQAYGVLMSLEPAAAALFGFLILGEVLSGRQWCALALIIAASLLVMRNAKSS is encoded by the coding sequence ATGCTGCTGGTGTCCATCACATCCACGCAGCTCGGCACGTCCGAGGCCAAGTTCCTCATGATGAAGGTGGGGCCGGAAGTCACGGTGGCGCTGCGCCTTGCCTGCGCCACGCTGCTGCTTTTTGCGGGGCTGCGGCCCTGGCGTCACATGCCGCGCAGGCAGGAGTGGAAAAGCGTGCTCGTGTACGGCGTGGCCATTGTGTTCATGAACGGCTGTTTCTACCAGGCCATTGCCCGCGTTCCGCAGGGCGTGGCCGTGGCCGTGGAATTTTCCGGGCCGCTGATGGTGGCCGTGTGCGCTTCGCGCCGCTGGACGGACTTTCTCGGCGTAGTGCTCGCCGTGGCCGGACTGCTGCTTATTCTGCCGTGGTCGGGGCTCGATGCGGGGATAGACCCGGCGGGCATTGCCTTTGCGCTGGCCGCGGCTGCGGGTTGGGCGGGATACATCGTGTTCGGCCGCCGCGCGGGCGTGGGCGGCGTGAGCGTGGCCGCGTGGGGCATGCTGGCGGCTACGGTGGTGGCCGTGCCCTGGGCGGTTCTTGCGGAAGGCACGCTTCTTTTTCAGCCCGACGTCATTGCCGACGTGCTGCCGCTGGCGTTTGCGGTGGGCTTTCTGGCCTCGGCGCTGCCCTACGGGCTGGAAATCGTGGCGCTGCGCATCGTGCCGCCGCAGGCCTACGGCGTGCTCATGAGTCTGGAACCGGCGGCCGCCGCGCTGTTCGGATTCCTCATTCTCGGCGAGGTGCTTTCGGGGCGGCAGTGGTGCGCGCTGGCGCTCATCATTGCGGCGTCGCTGCTTGTGATGCGCAACGCGAAAAGTTCCTGA
- a CDS encoding SDR family oxidoreductase, translated as MPKHILITGATSGFGLATARLFAAEGWHVAGTGRRAERLDALHQELGDAFLPLPLDMRDREAVTETLGNLPGEWNDVDVLLNNAGAALGLEPAQECSLDDWDAMVDTNIKGLLYATRAVLPGMVARNRGHIVMLGSVAGNYPYAGGNVYCGSKAFVKQFSLALRADLLGTNVHVTNIEPGLAESEFSIVRFHGDTQKAANVYEGTSPITPQDIAETVFWVTHRPTHININRVEIMPICQCPSGPLVKKGM; from the coding sequence ATGCCCAAGCACATTCTCATCACCGGCGCCACATCGGGCTTCGGCCTGGCCACCGCACGTCTCTTCGCCGCCGAAGGCTGGCACGTGGCCGGCACGGGCCGCAGAGCCGAACGTCTCGACGCCCTGCATCAGGAACTCGGCGACGCCTTTCTGCCCCTTCCCCTCGACATGCGCGACAGAGAAGCCGTGACCGAGACCCTGGGCAATCTGCCCGGCGAATGGAACGACGTGGACGTGCTTCTCAACAACGCCGGAGCCGCGCTCGGTCTGGAGCCGGCGCAGGAGTGCAGCCTCGACGACTGGGATGCCATGGTCGACACCAACATCAAGGGCCTGCTCTACGCCACGCGTGCAGTTCTGCCCGGCATGGTGGCGCGCAATCGCGGTCACATCGTCATGCTGGGCTCCGTGGCGGGCAACTATCCCTATGCGGGCGGCAACGTGTACTGCGGCTCCAAGGCGTTCGTGAAGCAGTTCAGCCTCGCCCTGCGCGCCGATCTGCTCGGCACCAACGTCCACGTGACCAACATCGAACCCGGCCTCGCGGAAAGCGAGTTTTCCATCGTGCGCTTCCACGGCGACACGCAGAAGGCCGCGAACGTCTATGAAGGCACGAGCCCCATCACCCCGCAGGACATCGCCGAAACGGTGTTCTGGGTGACCCATCGTCCGACGCACATCAACATCAACCGCGTGGAAATCATGCCCATCTGCCAGTGCCCGAGCGGCCCGCTGGTAAAAAAAGGCATGTAG
- a CDS encoding amino acid ABC transporter ATP-binding protein has product MNAPQNDTPILRAEHFTKYLTGRKILDDCSISMRPGDVKVLIGPSGAGKSTFLQCINCLLEPDQGEIWLGDRKVDFKNTRELYDLRQHVGMIFQEFNLFDHLTAERNVALALRKVRGMSRADALERAHVELARVGLEDKAKLYPAQLSGGQKQRVAIARALAMDPTILLLDEPTSALDPELVGEVLTVIRDLAAHGMPMIMVTHQMEFARAVATEILFMEAGRVIEQGSPEELLAPGAQTRTQDFCTRLFELCGEAEPAPEAQN; this is encoded by the coding sequence ATGAACGCTCCTCAGAACGACACCCCCATTCTTCGCGCGGAACACTTCACCAAGTATCTTACCGGACGCAAAATCCTCGACGACTGCTCCATCAGCATGCGTCCGGGCGACGTCAAAGTGCTCATCGGCCCGTCCGGCGCGGGCAAGAGCACCTTTCTGCAGTGCATCAACTGCCTGCTCGAACCCGATCAGGGCGAAATCTGGCTCGGCGACCGCAAGGTCGATTTCAAAAACACTAGAGAGCTCTACGATCTGCGTCAGCACGTGGGCATGATCTTTCAGGAATTCAACCTGTTCGATCACCTCACCGCCGAACGCAACGTCGCCCTCGCCCTGCGCAAGGTGCGCGGCATGAGCCGCGCCGACGCCCTCGAACGCGCTCACGTGGAACTCGCCCGCGTGGGCCTCGAAGACAAGGCAAAACTCTATCCCGCTCAGCTCTCCGGCGGTCAGAAACAGCGCGTCGCCATCGCCCGCGCCCTGGCCATGGATCCCACCATCCTGCTGCTCGACGAACCCACCTCCGCCCTCGATCCCGAACTCGTGGGCGAAGTGCTCACCGTCATTCGCGATCTCGCGGCCCACGGCATGCCCATGATCATGGTCACTCATCAGATGGAATTCGCCCGCGCCGTGGCTACCGAAATTCTCTTCATGGAGGCCGGCCGCGTCATCGAACAGGGTTCCCCCGAAGAACTCCTCGCTCCCGGCGCCCAGACCCGCACCCAGGACTTCTGCACCCGCCTCTTTGAACTTTGCGGCGAGGCCGAACCCGCCCCGGAGGCTCAGAACTGA
- a CDS encoding cation diffusion facilitator family transporter, with product MDNSNNHDTTLADLERVEQEKLEQERRAAEEAALADAAKKKAAASSVLWSALLTVIKLVAGISTNSLGLLSEALHSTLDFVAAGITCLAVRISAQPADERHPYGHGKAESLAALAETVLLLVTCAWIIIEALERLFFSAGPVEPSWWAFAVVIISLAVDISRSAMLRRVAREHKSQALEADAMHFTTDIWSSAVVLAGLTCVGLASFAEPDSLLYHALTKADAVAALGVAGIVLMVSWNMARNAVLTLMDGGMSEQARLVRAALAANAPAYAARSVRVRESGARHFVELVVSVPSDLRVDMAHEISTMLENVVRGVLPDAETTVHMEPEEENHRDFYATSYRLASLHGLMIHNLRLVMQDDGMHVEVHIELPDDMPLAEAHEKVTAYETDLRRRVGAVYVVSHMEPRGGRSHCDAHPVNLEEVKKVVDKALQDSPLGDAHHLHVYNGDEGTTVTFHCRSDAATVGEGHELASRLEDEIRSGLPGVGQIVIHVEPRPAK from the coding sequence ATGGACAACAGCAATAACCATGATACGACGCTCGCCGATCTGGAGAGGGTCGAACAGGAAAAACTGGAACAGGAACGCCGCGCCGCGGAAGAGGCCGCACTGGCCGACGCCGCCAAGAAGAAGGCCGCCGCCTCTTCGGTGCTCTGGTCGGCGCTCCTGACGGTCATCAAGCTGGTGGCGGGCATATCCACCAACAGCCTGGGTCTTCTTTCGGAAGCGCTGCACAGCACGCTTGACTTCGTGGCCGCGGGCATCACGTGTCTTGCGGTGCGCATATCGGCGCAGCCGGCGGACGAGCGGCATCCCTACGGACACGGCAAGGCCGAGAGTCTGGCCGCGCTCGCGGAAACCGTGCTGCTGCTCGTCACGTGCGCGTGGATCATCATCGAGGCCCTGGAGCGGCTGTTCTTTTCGGCCGGGCCGGTGGAGCCGTCGTGGTGGGCCTTTGCGGTGGTGATTATTTCTCTGGCGGTGGACATCAGCCGTTCGGCCATGCTGCGCAGGGTGGCGCGGGAACACAAGTCGCAGGCGCTGGAGGCCGACGCCATGCACTTCACGACCGACATATGGTCGTCGGCGGTGGTGCTTGCGGGCCTGACCTGCGTGGGACTGGCGTCGTTTGCCGAACCTGATTCCCTGCTGTACCATGCGCTCACCAAGGCCGACGCCGTGGCCGCGCTGGGCGTGGCGGGCATTGTGCTCATGGTGAGCTGGAACATGGCGCGCAACGCGGTGCTCACGCTCATGGACGGCGGCATGAGCGAACAGGCGCGTCTTGTGCGCGCGGCCCTTGCGGCCAACGCGCCCGCGTATGCCGCCCGCAGCGTGCGCGTGAGGGAAAGCGGCGCGCGGCACTTCGTGGAACTTGTGGTGTCCGTGCCTTCCGATCTGCGCGTGGACATGGCGCATGAAATTTCCACCATGCTGGAAAACGTGGTGCGCGGAGTGCTGCCCGATGCCGAAACCACGGTTCACATGGAGCCGGAAGAGGAAAACCATCGCGATTTCTACGCCACGTCGTATCGTCTGGCGTCGCTGCACGGCCTCATGATTCACAATCTGCGCCTCGTCATGCAGGATGACGGCATGCACGTGGAAGTGCACATCGAACTGCCCGACGACATGCCGCTTGCCGAAGCGCATGAAAAGGTGACGGCCTATGAAACGGATCTGCGTCGTCGCGTGGGCGCGGTGTATGTGGTCTCGCACATGGAGCCGAGGGGCGGCCGTTCGCACTGCGACGCGCATCCCGTGAATCTGGAAGAAGTGAAGAAGGTGGTGGACAAGGCCCTTCAGGATTCTCCTCTGGGCGACGCGCATCATCTGCACGTGTACAACGGCGACGAAGGCACGACCGTGACCTTCCATTGCCGTTCCGACGCGGCCACGGTGGGCGAAGGTCACGAGCTTGCCTCGCGTCTGGAAGACGAAATCCGCTCCGGATTGCCCGGCGTGGGACAGATCGTCATTCACGTGGAACCCCGGCCTGCCAAGTAA
- a CDS encoding amino acid ABC transporter permease: MHILSTIIEAFPYILEGTLVTVVLVAGALSLGFCLGVPMAVAQVYAPKPAALLVSFYVWFFRGVPVLLLLFLFYYGLFGLIGLDVGTIGASCIVLGMTSAAYQSQIFRGAIMSLPAGQLKAGRALGMTDFQTIRHVILPQALRLSIPGWSNEYSILLKDSAMCFALGTPEIMARTHFVASRTYEHLPLYITAGLIYFAITMAGVTLLRRLERKARIPGYSNSGM, translated from the coding sequence GTGCATATTCTTTCCACCATCATCGAAGCCTTCCCCTACATCCTTGAAGGCACGCTGGTCACCGTGGTGCTGGTGGCGGGAGCTCTTTCCCTGGGCTTCTGCCTCGGCGTGCCCATGGCGGTCGCGCAGGTGTACGCCCCCAAACCCGCCGCCCTGCTCGTCAGCTTCTATGTATGGTTCTTCCGCGGCGTGCCCGTTCTGCTCCTGCTCTTCCTCTTCTACTACGGCCTGTTCGGCCTCATCGGTCTCGACGTCGGCACCATAGGCGCTTCCTGCATCGTGCTCGGCATGACCAGCGCCGCCTATCAGTCCCAGATATTCCGCGGGGCCATCATGTCCCTGCCCGCCGGTCAGCTCAAGGCCGGGCGCGCCCTCGGCATGACCGACTTCCAGACCATTCGGCACGTCATTCTTCCTCAGGCTCTCAGGCTGTCCATTCCCGGATGGTCCAACGAATATTCCATCCTGCTCAAGGACTCCGCCATGTGCTTCGCCCTGGGCACTCCCGAAATCATGGCGCGCACCCACTTTGTGGCGTCCCGCACCTACGAGCACCTGCCCCTCTACATCACCGCCGGACTCATCTATTTCGCCATCACCATGGCGGGCGTGACCCTGCTCCGCCGCCTCGAACGAAAAGCCCGCATCCCCGGCTACAGCAACTCCGGCATGTGA
- a CDS encoding amino acid ABC transporter permease produces MFDFLDPTFLTTRVMPYLDRGLMMSLQLIIPASLIGGFIGVVMGVMRVFGTPWMKRGTDAVVAVIRGVPLTVQLMILYFGLPSLPGVKIYLSPYAAALIGFIVCTASYQSEYVRGALLSIRQGQIKAAQALGMTRWQTIWSVIVPQAVRRALPGCGNEIIYLIKYSSLAYIVTCIELTGEAKVLVSRTFRPTEVYLVAACYYLVMVSAATWLLAKLEKKLSIPGFGAQK; encoded by the coding sequence ATGTTCGATTTTCTCGATCCCACCTTCCTCACCACCCGCGTCATGCCCTACCTCGACCGCGGCCTCATGATGAGTCTCCAGCTCATTATTCCCGCCTCGCTCATAGGGGGCTTCATCGGCGTGGTCATGGGCGTCATGCGCGTGTTCGGCACCCCCTGGATGAAGCGCGGCACCGACGCCGTGGTGGCCGTCATCCGCGGCGTGCCCCTCACCGTGCAGCTCATGATCCTCTATTTCGGTCTGCCCAGCCTCCCCGGCGTGAAGATCTATCTTTCCCCCTACGCCGCCGCCCTCATCGGCTTCATCGTGTGTACGGCGTCCTATCAGTCGGAATACGTGCGCGGCGCTCTGCTTTCCATCCGGCAGGGGCAGATCAAGGCCGCGCAGGCCCTCGGCATGACAAGGTGGCAAACCATCTGGTCCGTCATCGTGCCCCAGGCCGTGCGCCGCGCCCTGCCCGGCTGCGGCAATGAAATCATCTACCTCATCAAATATTCCTCTCTGGCGTACATCGTCACCTGCATCGAACTCACCGGCGAAGCCAAGGTGCTCGTCTCCCGCACCTTCCGTCCCACGGAAGTCTATCTCGTGGCCGCCTGCTACTACCTCGTCATGGTGAGCGCCGCCACCTGGCTCCTCGCCAAGCTCGAAAAGAAGCTGTCCATTCCCGGATTCGGCGCGCAAAAATAG
- a CDS encoding NADH-quinone oxidoreductase subunit C codes for MFNYRESIAWNDIPVIDMDALCASVSERCRKGWRLLAFFGVPDPKGTEVLCILADASARLLDAMRARPGRAYDALTPHCPQAHLFERELFETWGIEPRGHPWLKPVRFRPQENGPRSSRPGPAQTDYYRVEGAEVHEVAVGPVHAGVIEPGHFRFQCYGENVMHLEIELGFQHRDAEHLILHSPAKLVLPLMENIAGDTAVGHATAYCTVLERLCGVKITNRAHLLRRLALELERLANHTRDLGAIGGDTGFLPTSAWNGRITGDFLNITAELCGSRFGRNLLCPGGMKWDADAELCRSLITKLRAAYRDARASVDVMLETSSVLARLTGTGKVSFEDARARGLVGMAARACGVSVDARMDWPLCDLDNGALHKRMRTTGDVLARTLLRSDELNDSAASAETDLMQLGFSCGEEPCRVSLPAMPASRLAVAQVEGWRGEVCHVGVTAENGDWLAYKIVDPSFHNWTGLAMALRGEQISDFPLCNKSFNLSYCGHDL; via the coding sequence ATGTTCAACTACAGAGAATCCATCGCCTGGAACGACATTCCCGTCATCGACATGGACGCGCTTTGCGCCTCGGTCTCGGAGCGCTGCCGCAAAGGCTGGCGTCTGCTGGCGTTTTTTGGCGTGCCCGATCCAAAGGGCACGGAAGTTCTGTGCATTCTAGCCGACGCCTCGGCCCGTCTGCTCGACGCCATGCGCGCCCGCCCGGGCCGCGCCTACGACGCGCTCACGCCGCACTGCCCGCAGGCGCATCTTTTTGAACGCGAGCTCTTCGAGACCTGGGGCATCGAACCCAGGGGGCACCCGTGGCTCAAGCCCGTGCGCTTCCGCCCGCAGGAAAACGGGCCGCGCTCGTCGCGCCCCGGCCCCGCCCAGACCGACTACTACCGCGTGGAAGGCGCCGAAGTGCATGAAGTGGCCGTGGGCCCCGTGCATGCGGGCGTCATCGAACCCGGACACTTCCGCTTTCAGTGCTACGGCGAAAACGTGATGCATCTGGAAATCGAGCTCGGCTTTCAGCATCGCGACGCGGAACATCTCATTCTGCACTCTCCGGCAAAGCTCGTGCTGCCGCTCATGGAGAACATTGCGGGCGACACGGCCGTGGGGCACGCCACGGCGTACTGCACGGTGCTGGAGCGGCTTTGCGGGGTGAAGATCACGAACCGGGCGCATCTTCTGCGGCGTCTGGCGCTGGAGCTCGAACGCCTGGCCAACCATACCCGCGATCTCGGAGCCATCGGCGGCGACACGGGTTTTCTGCCCACCTCGGCATGGAACGGACGCATTACCGGCGACTTTCTCAACATCACGGCGGAGCTTTGCGGCAGCCGCTTCGGGCGCAACCTGCTCTGCCCCGGCGGGATGAAGTGGGACGCCGACGCCGAGCTTTGCCGCTCGCTCATCACGAAGCTGCGGGCGGCCTATCGCGACGCGCGCGCCTCGGTGGACGTGATGCTGGAAACCTCAAGCGTGCTTGCAAGACTCACGGGCACGGGCAAGGTGTCGTTTGAAGACGCCCGCGCGCGCGGCCTCGTGGGCATGGCGGCTCGCGCCTGCGGCGTGTCCGTGGACGCGCGCATGGACTGGCCGCTCTGCGATCTCGACAACGGCGCGCTGCACAAGCGCATGCGCACCACCGGCGACGTGCTTGCCCGCACGCTTCTGCGCAGCGACGAACTGAACGATTCCGCAGCCTCGGCCGAAACCGATCTCATGCAGCTCGGCTTTTCGTGCGGCGAGGAGCCGTGCCGCGTTTCGCTGCCCGCCATGCCTGCGTCGCGGCTTGCGGTGGCGCAGGTGGAAGGCTGGCGCGGCGAAGTGTGCCACGTGGGCGTTACCGCGGAAAACGGCGACTGGCTCGCCTACAAGATTGTGGATCCGTCCTTCCACAACTGGACGGGTCTTGCCATGGCCCTGCGCGGCGAGCAGATTTCCGACTTTCCGCTGTGCAACAAGAGCTTCAACCTGTCCTACTGCGGGCACGATCTGTAA